TAATCCTTTTATGGTTTCTAATAATAAAGAATGAATGCTATTCCCCCTATAAAAACGAGGCTAAATTATAAATTTGTTTTTTAAATAACAATAAAAAAACACATTAGCAAATATTAACATGCATAACAAATTTATACATTATAAATATCATATTATCAAATAATTACAATTCTCAAAAATAATCAATCCTTATATAGATTAGTTATATATTATCTTGTCAGTTTAGCATTTAACTGATTTTCCTCAACTTTTTTATATACGAATATTGATAATAATCGAAACTTCACATACGAATTTTGTTTTTTATAACCTCTATTTTCTTAATAAAACAGTTTATAACATTTTCCCGATTAGCTCTAAAAAAGTATTTTTCCTTTTTATTTTTGATAAATAAAAAACCATGAAAAATAACTTAAGGCTAAATATTACTTTTCTCTTACTTATATTTTTTATGTCAAACATCCTGTCTCAAAATGTTTTTACTGATAAAATATTTACCGAAAACATTAAAACAGTACAACTTTATCCTGAAAATAATCCGCTTGGTGAAGCCATAATATTTTTAAATGAACAACAGCCACTAATTTTGGAATTTGATGAGATAGATAGTGATTATCGAGAATTTGCTTATACACTAATTCATTGTAACTCAGAATGGCAAGAATCCGACCTTTCGCCCAACGAATACCTTGACGGTTATACCGAAGCTTACATTCAAGATTATCAATTTTCGCAAAATACCAAAGTTCCATTTGTACATTACAATTTGACAATTCCAAATTATGATATTCAAATTCAATATTCCGGAAATTATATATTAAAAGTTTATCCCGAAGGAGAAGCTGAAAATCCTATTATAACAAAAAAATTATATGTTGTAAATCCACTCTGTACTGTTGGTGGAAATATTATGGCTTCAAGTAATCCGAAAACAAGAAACACTAGTCAGGAAATTAGTTTTAAAGTAAATATCAGTGCTTTAAACAGTCGCTTTCCTTCACGCGAAATCACCACTCAAATTCAACAAAACGGTCGTTACGATAATCAAATCAATAAGTTAGAACCCCTTTCCATTCGCGATGGAATTATGGACTTTAATCTTCAAAAGGGAAATATCTTTCCCGGACTAAATACTTTCCGTTTTTTCGATTTTAGCAGTCTGTCTTATAATTCGGAATATGTTTATTCCATTGATAAAACCGGAAATATTGATGAAGTTGAACTCCTTATTTCAAAAAAAAGAGTTAATACTCCATATAAAAATGAGCCTACTCAATTTGGCAAATTTTTTATCGAATCTAAAGATTATAGCGATGCTGATTCAGAAGCAGAATACGCTTTAGTTACTTTTCTGCTTTCGAGTGAAAATCCTTATACCGATAGAGATGTATATATATTAGGCGGTTTCGATTTATGGAGATTAAGTAACAAACTCAGCTATGATTACAACTCAAAAGTTTATCACACAAAAATACTTTTAAAACAAGGATATTACAGCTATCAGTATGCTTTAAAAAAGAAAGGAGAAAATAAAGCAGATGTAGCCTCAATAGAAGGTAGTTTTTTTCAAACACCAAACAGTTATTTTATTCGAGTGTATTACCGTGCCCCAAGCACAACTTTCGATCAACTAGTAGGCTGGCAAGAAATTAAAAATTATAATGATTAAAAATAAAGAATATAGTATTATTTTTGCATCTAAACAGATGCTATTACACGCTTGAAAAACGCAATACAAATTGGATATAAAAACCTGATTTGTAAATATTTAAACGAAACGCATGACTTTTAAAATTAAAAATATTATTCTGATTCTTGGCCTAGCCATTGTGCTTGGCTCCTGTGTTAAGAAACTACCGCTAAAAGTAGATCCCAATGCCGAAACCAATACAAACGCAAGTGATTTAACGGAATTAGTAGCCGGAGATGATTTTGATTGGGAAACTTCTGCTATTGTTTCTGTTTCTATTCAAACTTTAGACAATACCGGTCAACCCATTCCCTCTATAAAAGTTAGCCTGTTTAGCGATTATGAAGCTCTCGGCGGTAAAGAAATAATTAGTGGTTTTGTTAATGCTAATGGTCTTTTCGAAATCAATTATCGATTTGCAACTGCAATGGATTCTCTAGTTGTAGGCACAGACTATCTTGGATTCCCTAACGAAATAAAAGTCCCCATTACCGAAGGCCGATTAGACTATATTTTTGGTGGTATTCCTATCCATACTGACGACGACGATGAAGGAGTTG
The sequence above is drawn from the Bacteroidales bacterium genome and encodes:
- a CDS encoding DUF5103 domain-containing protein, which codes for MKNNLRLNITFLLLIFFMSNILSQNVFTDKIFTENIKTVQLYPENNPLGEAIIFLNEQQPLILEFDEIDSDYREFAYTLIHCNSEWQESDLSPNEYLDGYTEAYIQDYQFSQNTKVPFVHYNLTIPNYDIQIQYSGNYILKVYPEGEAENPIITKKLYVVNPLCTVGGNIMASSNPKTRNTSQEISFKVNISALNSRFPSREITTQIQQNGRYDNQINKLEPLSIRDGIMDFNLQKGNIFPGLNTFRFFDFSSLSYNSEYVYSIDKTGNIDEVELLISKKRVNTPYKNEPTQFGKFFIESKDYSDADSEAEYALVTFLLSSENPYTDRDVYILGGFDLWRLSNKLSYDYNSKVYHTKILLKQGYYSYQYALKKKGENKADVASIEGSFFQTPNSYFIRVYYRAPSTTFDQLVGWQEIKNYND